CCTGGATCGTGCCGGCACATGGCTCAAGCGCAAGCCCACGGACTATGAGCCGACGTCCTTCGACCGCTACTGGCGACCCAGCGAGACGCTGCTGGAAGAGTGGGTGCGCAAGAGCGTCACCACCATCCGGATCCCGATCCCGGGCACCAACAAGCACGTGGTCTGCCAGACCGTCCTGCTGGTGGTTGGCGGCGGCTGCGACATCAGCGATCCGAACCTGCTCGACGTTCCCGCCACCGCGCGTCCCGCACCCGACATTCCCTTCAAGCCCGGCCTGCAGGAAGACAACGGCAGCCTGCCGGCGCCGGTCGAGCAGTAGTCGCATCGGCGATGTCCAGGCAATAAAAAAGCCCGCGCGATGCGGGCTTTTTTATTGGTTCAAAGCAGCGGGGAAGCAGGACCGCTGCGCTGCGGAGGGTGTCTGCTACTTCCTGTGGGAGCCGGTCAGGTTGACCAGTTTGCTGGGACGGGAACCGAAATACGCCGACAGGTCGGCGATCTGCTGGTCGGTAAGCGCCTTGGCCTGCATCGACATCATCACGTGGTCGCGGCTGCCGTCGCGGTAGGTCTGCAACGCGTGCGCCAGGTAGTCGGGATACTGTCCGCCAATGACCGGGTAGGTCGAATCGATGGGTGCGTTGCCGTCCGGGCCGTGGCAGTCGATGCACGACTGGCCGGTTGCCGCGCCCTTGGCATTGGCCAGTTGCTCGCCGGCCGCGACGAAGCCCTGCGGCAGGCCAGCCGACGAGGATCGCGACGGGTCGGCAGGCGACTGCGAGCACGCGGACAGCGCAATCACGGCAATGCAGGAAAGGACCGCAGGGGCGATGGCGAGGGTTTTGCGGATCGTCATGGGGCGGCGTTCCTACTTGACGTTGGACAGAAAGGCGGCGATGTCGGCGATGTCCTGGTCGGAAAAGCCCTGGGCCTGCGCGCGCATGGTCGGATGCGTCCGGGTGCCGGTCTGGTAGGCGGTGAGCGCGTTGACCAGATAATCCACGGACTGCCCGCCCAGCTTTGGTACGTGGTAGTTCGGGTACGCGTTCTTGTAGCCGTCGATGCCGTGGCAGCCTTGGCAGGTGTAGGTCAGCTCGTAGCCGTTCTGGGTGCGCGCAGCCGCGTCGGCGGACTCCTGCGCGACGGCAGGGGCCGTGGCGAGGCTCAGCGCCAGGGCAGCGGCAATGGTCAGCAGTCGCATCATAGGTATCGGCAATCTCGTGTGGCTGGCGAAATTCGGGACGGCTGGGCCGCGTCGAAATGCCGCGGGCGCCGCTCAATTTTTGGAGTATAGCTTGCGTTCATCGATCAACGAAGAGGGCAGGTCGCGAAGACGCCTTGCTTGCGGGTGATAATTGCGGGTCGCATCGGCATGACCTTCGGCGCATTCCGGTGGTGAAGTGTTGGTGACATACTTATCTACAACACCGGCATTGCGACCGGGCTGTGTCCATCAAAAATCACACCATCGGGGTCTCCAATGCAACATCGCGCCAATTCCAGCGGCACTGCCTGGTTTCGCAGCTGCGCTTACCTGCTTGTGTGTGTCCTGCTGCTTTCGGCCTGCAAGGGCGGCGCCGGCGGGGCGGGCAAGGAAGGCGATGCGGAGGAGACCGAGGCCGTCACCGTCGAGGTCGCGCCCGTGCAGAAGCGCTTGATGGCCGCAAGCTACACCGGCACCGCGCCGCTGGAGGCGTCGGTGGAGGCCCAGGTGGTGGCCAAGACGTCCGGGGTGGCGCTGAAAGTGCTGGTGTCGGAGGGCGACACGGTGCGCGCCGGTCAGACCTTGGTGCGGCTCGATTCCGATCGCGCGCGGCTGCAGGTGGCGCAGACCGCCTCGCAGGTCGGCAAGCTGCGCAACCAATTCGAGCGCGCCCAGAAGCTGGCCGCCGAGCAGTTGATCGCCGCCGCCGACTACGACCAGATCCGCTACGACCTGGCCAACGCACAGGCGGCCAACCGCATGGCGAACCTGGAGCTGTCCTACGCGGACGTGAAAGCGCCAATCAACGGCGTGGTGGCCTCGGTTCCGCCCAAGGCGGGCAACTTCATCCAGATCAATACGCCGATCGTGCGGATCGTGGACATTTCGACCCTGGAAGCGACCCTGAACGTGCCCGAGCGTGAACTGGCGACGATGAGCGCGGGCCTGCCGGTCTCACTCGCGGTGGATGCGCTGCCGGGCAAGACGTTCACCGGCGTGGTGGAGCGCATATCGCCAGTGGTGGATTCGGGCAGCGGCACCTTCCGCGTCATCGCCCGGTTCGACAGCGAGGGCGCCCTGCAGGCGGGCATGTTCGGACGCATCAGCATCAACTACGGCCAGCGCGCCGACGCCATGGTCGTTCCGCGCAACGCGCTGCTGGAAGGGGAGGGCGATCCAGCGGTGTTCGTCCTGGAAGGCGACAAGGTACGCCGTGCCGCCATCCAGACCGGCTACAGCGACGGCAGCTGGGTCGAGGTCCTGGACGGGCTTTCCCCCAACGACCGCGTGGTGGTGGCGGGCAAGACGACGCTGCGCGATGGCAGCGCGGTAACCGTCATCGATACGGGTGCACCGCCGCCGGCCCCGGCAGTCCCGGCCGCTTCCGCCACCGAACAGTAAGGCGCCCTCCCGATGAGCGACCTCAAGCAGACCGCGCCGGCCGTGCCCGGGGCGCACCCGCAGCGCAACTTCAGCCTGGTCGAATTCTCGACCCGGCGCCGGGTCACGGTGGCGATGGTGACCCTTACTTTTGTGCTGTTCGGCTTGATCGCGCTCGGCAACCTGAAGGTCAACCTGTTGCCGGACCTGAGCTACCCGACGCTGACGGTACGTACCGAATACACAGGTGCGGCCCCGACCGAGATCGAGACGCTGATCACCGAGCCGGTCGAAGAGGCCGTGGGCGTGGTGAAAGGACTGCGCAAGCTCAAGTCGGTCTCGCGGACCGGGCAGAGCGACGTCGTGCTCGAGTTCGCCTGGGGCACCGACATGGACAAGGCCGGGCTGGAGGTGCGCGACAAGATGGAGTCGCTGCAGCTGCCGCTGGAGGCCAAGCCGCCCGTGCTGCTGCGCTTCAATCCGTCCACCGAGCCGATCATCCGCGTCGCCCTGTCGTCCAAGGCCGAAGGCGATGAGTTGCGCCAACTGGCCCTGCTGCGCCAGTACGCCGACGATGACCTGAAGAAGAAGCTCGAGCCGGTGCTCGGCGTGGCCGCGGTGAAGGTGGGCGGCGGGCTGGAGGACGAGATCCAGGTGCTGGTGGACCAGCAGAAACTGGCGCAGCTCAACCTGCCGATCTCCACCGTGACCCAGCGCCTGGGCCAGGAGAACATCAACATCTCCGGCGGCCGGCTGGAGGAAGGTTCACAGCGCTACCTGGTGCGGACGGTCAACCAGTTCTCCAGCGTCGACCAGATCCGCGATTTGCTGGTGACCACCAGCACCGGAGGCAGCGACGCGGCCGCCGAAGCCGCGATGCAGATGGCGCGCGTGGCCGCGGCGTCGGGCTCGGCCGATGCGATGGCCGCGGCGGCGTCGGTGCAAAGCGCGTCCTCGGGAAATGCCAGCACGGTTGCCGGCGGAAAGCCGGTGCGCTTGAAGGACATCGCCGAGATCGTCCAGGGCCACAAGGAGCGCGAAGCGATCATCCGCCTGGATGGCCGCGAAGCCGTCGAGCTGGCGATCTACAAGGAGGGCGATGCCAACACCGTGGCGACCGCCGACGCGATCCACGAGCGGCTCGAATCCATCCGCAAGCAGGTGCCGGCCGACATCGACCTGACCGTCATTGACGACCAGTCCACCTTCATCCGCAACGCGATCAGCGACGTCAAGATGGACGCGGTGATCGGCGGGATGCTGGCGATTCTGGTGATCTTCCTGTTCCTGCGCGATGGCTGGAGCACGTTCGTCATCGGCCTGTCGTTGCCGATCTCGATCATCACGACGTTCTTCTTCATGGGCCAGCTGGGCCTGAGCCTCAACGTGATGTCGCTGGGCGGGCTGGCGCTGGCGACGGGGCTCGTGGTGGATGACTCGATCGTGGTGCTGGAGTCGATTGCCAAGGCGCGCGAACGCGGCCTGGGGATCCTGCAGGCAGCCATTACCGGCACCGCCGAGGTCAGCATGGCGGTGGTGGCCTCGACCCTGACCACGGTGGCGGTGTTCCTGCCGCTGGTGTTCGTGGAAGGCATCGCCGGGCAGCTGTTCCGCGACCAGGCGCTGACGGTTGCCATTGCCATCGGCATCTCGCTTGCGGTGGCGATGACGCTGATTCCGATGCTGAGCGCGCTGCGTGGCCGGCCGTCAGAATCGCTGCCCGAGGAGCCGCCCCATCCGCAGTGGCAACCCAGCCGCACCTGGCAGAAACCGGTGGCGGCTACCCGACGCGGTGTGGGCGCCGGCGTGGGCGGCGCGCTGTTCGGGATTGCGTGGGTGTTCGTGCGCATGTGGCGCGGCGTGTCCGCCGTGGTGGGGCCGGTCATGCGCAAGGCCAGCGATCTGGCCATGGCGCCGTACGCACGTGCCGAGCGCGGTTACCGGAAGCTGCTCCCCGCGGCGATGGGCCGCCCGGTGTTCGTGCTGGGGTCGGCCGCGGCCGCTTTCGCGCTGGCCTTGCTGCTGGTGCCGATGCTTGGCGCGGACCTGATACCGCAGTTGGCTCAGGACCGCTTCGACATGACGGTCAAGCTGCCGCCGGGCACGCCCTTGCGGGAAACCGACGCGCTGGTGCAGAGCCTGCAGAAGAAACACGCGGGCACGGAAGGCATCCATGCAATCTACGGAGTCAGTGGCAGCGGCACGCGGTTGGATGCCAGCCCGACCGACAGCGGCGACAACGTCGGCAAGCTCAGCATCGTGATGAGCAACGGAGGCAGCGACCGGCTCGAGGCGTCGATGTCGGGCGCGTTGCGCCAGAGCATGCGCGACCACCCGTCGGCGCAGGTCGATTTCAGCCGCCCGGAGTTGTTCAGTTTCTCCATGCCGCTGGAGATCGAGCTGGCGGGACCGGACCTGGAGACCATCCGCAAGGCAGGGCAGAAGATGGCCGCCCTTTTGCGGGCCAACCCGCACTACACCGACGTCAGCTCGACCGTCGAGCAGGGCTTTCCGGAGATCCAGATCCTGTTCGACCAGCAGCGGGCGGCCGCGTTCGGCCTCACCACCCGCCAGATCGCGGATGCGGTGGTGTCCAAGGTGCGCGGCGACGTGGCGACGCGCTACAGCTTCCGCGATCGCAAGATCGACGTGCTGGTGCGGCTCAAGGAGGAAGAGCGCGGCTCGGTGGATGACATCCGCAACCTGATCATCAACGCCGGCGGCAAGACGGTGCAGCTGGGCTCGGTGGCCGAGGTGGTCTCCACCACGGGCCCGAGCGAGATCCATCGCGCCGACCAGGTCCGGGTCGCGGTGGTGTCGTCCAACCTGCAGGGCATCGATCTGGGCAGTGCGGTGCTGGAGGTGCAGAAGCTGGTCGCCGACAACCCGCTGGGCGCCGAGGTGCAGATGCATATTGGCGGTCAGGGCGAAGAACTCGGCGATTCCCTGCGGTCGCTGCTGTTCGCGTTCGGGTTGGCCATTTTCCTTGTCTACCTGGTGATGGCCTCGCAGTTCGAATCGCTGCTGCATCCGTTCGTGATCCTGTTCACCATCCCGCTGGCGATGGTCGGCGCGGTGCTGGCGCTTTTGCTGACGCGATCGCCGGTCTCGGTGGTGGTCTTCATCGGGCTGATCCTGCTGGTCGGGCTGGTGACCAAGAACGCGATCATCCTGATCGACAAGGTCAACCAGCTGCGGGAGGCGGGCGTGGCCAAGCGCGAGGCCTTGCTGCAGGGCGCCCAGTCGCGCCTGCGGCCCATCGTGATGACCACGCTGAGCACGCTGTTCGGCTTCCTGCCGCTGGCGTTGGCCTTTGGCGAGGGCGCCGAAGTCCGCTCGCCGATGGCGATCACCGTCATCGGTGGACTGCTGGTATCGACCCTGCTGACCCTGATCGTGATCCCCGTCGTCTACGACCTGTTGGACCGCCGGCCGGACGAGTACTACCGCCATCGCGCCCGGCGCGGTGAGGACATCCCTCCGGCGGGCGAGGCCTACCCGGAGCCGGTCGCATGAGCATCGCCGAGATCAGCCTGCGCCGGCCGGTGACGACCATCATGCTGTTCGTGTCGATGGTTGCGATCGGGCTGATCGCCGCCGTGCGCCTCCCGCTGGAGGCGCTGCCGGACGTGTCTGCGCCGTTTGTATTCGTCCAGCTGCCCTACACCGGTTCCACGCCGGAGGAGGTCGAGCGCAACATCCTGCGCCCGGCCGAGGAAGCGCTCGCCACGATGAGCGACATCAAGGGCATCCAGGGCCGCGCGTCGGCCGACGGAGCATCGATATTCATGATGTTTTCGGACTGGAGTCGCGACGTGGAGATCGCCGCCTCGGAGGCGCGCGAGCGGATCGACGCCATCCGCGGCGAGCTTCCCGACGACCTGCGCCGGTATTTCGTCTTCAAGTTCTCCACCAACGATCAGCCGATCATGAGGCTTCGCCTTGCCGGCGAAGTTGACATGAGTGGCGAATACGACCTGATCGAGCGCGAGTTCAAGACGCCGCTGGAGCGGATTCCCGGCGTGGCCAAGGTCGACATCGGCGGGGCGGCGGCCAATGAGGTCGAGGTCGCGATCGACCCGGACCGCCTGGTCGCGCACGGGCTCAACCTCAATGAGCTGACCTCGCGTCTGCAGGCCGCCAACTTCTCCGTGTCGGCCGGTGAGATCGAGCACGACGGTCGGCGCCTGCGCGTGCAACCCGTTGGCGAAATCAACCAGATCCAGCAATTGCGCGAGCTTCCGCTCAACGCCAGCGGTCTCCGGCTGGGCGACGTGGCCAACGTTGAGTTGGGACCGGCGCGGCTGGAGGTCGGCCGGCGCCTGGACGGTCGCCCGGCGGTGGCGCTGGAGGTGTTCAAGGAACGCGATGCGAACCTGGTGGAAGTCTCGCGTCTGGTGCTGGCCGAACTGGACCGGATCCGCACCAAACCCAGCCTGCGCGGCGTCGACTTCAAGGTGATCGAGAATCAGGGCAAGGACGTCACCAGCTCGCTGCTGGAGTTGGGCGAGGCCGGCGGCATCGGCCTGCTGCTGTCGATCGCGGTGCTGTTCTTCTTCCTGCGTCATTGGCCGTCCACGCTGATGGTGACGCTGGCCATCCCGATCTGCTTCGTGATGACGCTGGGATTCATGTTCTTCGTCGGTGTCAGCCTCAATGTGCTCAGCCTGATGGGCCTGCTGCTGGCGGTCGGCATGCTGGTCGACAACGCGGTGGTGGTGGTGGAGAGCATCTACCAGGAGCGCGAGCGGATGCCCGATCAACCCGTTCGAGCGTCCATTGTCGGCACCCGCAACGTCGCCATCGCACTGTCGGCCGGCACGTTGTGCCACTGCATCGTCTTCGTGCCCAACCTGCTGGGCGAGAAGAACAACATCAGCATCTTCATGTCGCAGATCGCGATCACCATCTCGGTGTCGCTGCTGGCATCGTGGCTGGTCGCGGTAAGCCTGATCCCGATGCTGTCATCGCGGATGAAGACGCCCGCGGCCGTGCAGGACCAGCGCGGCATCATCCGTCGCCTGCAAACCCGCTACGCCCGCCTGCTGCGCTGGACGCTGGAACACCGAGGCTGGAGCATCGCCGGCATCGTGCTGATCAGCGCCATCAGCATCGTGCCGATGACGCAGACCAAGTTCGACATGTTCGGCGGCGGCAACCAGCGCAATGAGACATCGGTCAATTACCGCTTCAGCGGCAGCTACAGCAAGGACCAGGTGTCCGACGAAGTGGCCCGGGTCGAGGCGTACCTGGAGCGCAACCGCGAGGAGTTCCGGATCGCCCAGGTCTATTCGTGGTTCAGCACCGGCAGCGACGCGGGCACGATGATCACCTTCAAGGACGACGTCGCCGATGCGGGGGCGCTGGTGGAGGCGATCCGCAAGGGCCTGCCCAAGTCCGCCCGCGCCGAGCTCGCCATCGGCGACCAGGGCAACCAGGGTGGCGGGGGCGGTGAGGGCCTGCAGTTCCAGCTTGTCGGTGATTCCACCCAGGTGCTGACCGACCTGGCCAACGACGTCGTCCCTCTGCTGGCCCGCCAGCCGTCGTTGCGCGATGTGCGGGTGGATGCGGGCGATACCAACAACGAGCTCAACGTGCGCGTGGACCGCGAACGCGCGGCCGCCTTCGGCTTCAGCGCACAGGAAGTGGCGCAGTTCGTCGGACTGGCACTGCGCGGTGCGCAACTGCGCGACTTCAGCCGGGGCCAGACCGAGGTGCCGGTGTGGGTCCGGTTTGCCGGCGCGGATGAGTTCGACATTGCCGATATCGCCGCCTTCACCGTGCGCTCGCCGGACGGGCGCGATGTCCCCCTGCTGAGCATGGTCGATCTGGACACCAGCGCCGCGGCGACCCAGATCCGGCGCACCAACCGGCAGACGGCGCTGGTGATCAAGGCCAACCTGGCCGACAAGTCGACCACGCCCGAAGCCCGCACGGCCATCGAGCAGACCCTTGCCGGCGTGGCGTTTCCGGCCGGCTACGGCTTCACCTTCGAGGGCAGTTCCTTCCAGAACGATGCCGAGGCGGTGAACCAGATGATGTTCAACCTGGTCATCGCGCTGGTCATGATCTATGTCGTGATGGCGGCGGTGTTCGAGTCGCTGGTGTTTCCGTCGGCGATCATGAGTTGCGTGGTGTTCTCGATCTTCGGCGTGTTCTGGCTGTTCTGGCTGACCGGCACGTCGTTCTCGGTGATGGCCTTCATCGGCATCCTGGTGTTGATGGGCGTGGTGGTGAACAACGGCATCGTGATGGTCGAGCACATCAACAACCTGCGCCGGCGCGGGCTGTCGCGCACCGATGCGCTGGTGGAGGGCAGTCGGGAGCGCCTGCGTCCGATCATGATGACCATGGGCACGGCGATCCTGGCGATGATCCCGATCTCGCTGAGCGACACGGTGGTGCTGGGCGGACTGACCTATTCGCCGATGGCACGCGCGGTGGCTGGCGGCCTGGCGTTCTCCACCGTGGTCAGCCTGCTGTTCCTGCCGACGATCTACGCGATCCTGGACGACATGCGCAACGCCACGGCGCGCCTGACCCGGCGTGCGCGCGGGGTTCCGCCGCAGCTGGCGTCGTCCCACCAGGCTGCACACTGACAACCGGCTACGCCGAGGCGGGCACTGGCGCAAGGACGCGCCTGCCGCCCGGCGTGTCACTCAGCCAAACAGCGTGCCCAGCATCTTCAAGCCGCCGGTCCACACGCCGATCGCGGTACCGAGGCTGGTGAGGAAGAAGTTCAGCAGCACCCGCGACACGCGGTTTCGCCACCAGCCGCGCACCGTCTGCACGTCGGCGCGAAGGGCCATGAAGTCGGCATAGGTCGGCTTGCGTATCCACGCCTCGGTCAGCGCGCTCAGGGTGCCGGACGCCAGGGCAGGGTGGAGCGGGGTGATCGGCGAGGCGACGAACGCCACCAGGATGCTCAGCGGATGGCCGCCGGCTATCGCGCAACCCAGCGCGCCGAGCAGGCCGGTGGCCAGGATCCATTGCAGCAGCAGGTCGGAACCCACATCGATCCCGCCCTGCCAGAAGCCCCAGGCGAATCCGCCGATCACCACCGTCGACAGGATGATGGTGAACCACGGGATGGTGCTCTTGGGCGCGATGGACTCGAGCTCCTCGCGGATCGCGCCGGCAGGGGCGGTTTCCTCGCGCAAGTGCCTGGCCAGCCCTTGCAGGTGTCCCGCGCCGACCACGGCCAGCACCTCGCGGGAACCGTCGTTGTTGGTGTCCTCGCGGATTTCGCGCAGGCGCGCGGCCATGTAGCGGTCGCGCTCGGCGATGACGGTCTCGTACACCGCCGGGCTTTCACTGGCGAACTCGTTGAAGCTGGCCTCGAGCATGTCGCCCTGTTTCAGCTTCTCGATTTCCTCTGCGCCGACCTCGTCATCGGCCAGCAGTCCCGCCAGCAGGCCGCCACCGAGTTTGGCCCGGTCCCAGAAGCCGAGCCGGGCGGATGCGCGCTTGAAGGTCAGGCCGACGTCCCGGTCGATAAGGTGCACCGGCATCTCCCGCGCCCGCGCCTCCAGCACGGCCCGCTTGAGCTCCGCCCCCGGCTCCACGCCCAGTTGCTCGGCGAGCCGGCGCTGGTAGGCCGCGAGCGCCAGGTTGGCGGCGAACATCGCGGTCTTGCCGGTGCGGATCACCTTCACCAGGTCCAGCTTGGCCATCGAATCGGTGTCCGACAGCGCCTGCAGCCGCGCTTCGTCGAGTTCCACGGCGACGGCGTCGAAGCGGCCGCTGCCGATCGCATCGCGCACCGCGTCCACGCTGGCCTGCGATACATGCGCCGTGCCCAGCAGCGTGAAGCGGACGCCGTCGCGCTCGACGACCTCGTGCGGCTGGCCATGCAGGAAATCGGCGGTGGCCGCCAGTGGGGTATCGCTCATCTAGGTACAACCGTGTTGGGGGTGGCGCGCGAGCGCAGCGGGTCAATCGCGATAGCGCTTGAGCAGATCGTCGTAGGCGTCGATGCGCCGGTCGCGCAGGAACGGCCAGATCCGTCGCACGTCCTCGCTGCGCTGCAGGTCGACCTCGGCCATCAGGATTTCCGGACCGTCGCCGGCCACTGCCAGGAACTCGCCCTGCGGGCCGAGCACGTGGCTGTGACCCCAGAAGTCGACCCCGGCAGCGCCCAGCGGGGAAGGCTCATGGCCCACGCGGTTACAGCTCAACACGGGCAGGCCGTTGGCGACCGCGTGTCCACGGTGGCTCACGATCCAGGACTCGCGCTGGCGGTCTTTCTCGGCCTGGTCGTCATCGGGGTCGTAGCCGATTGCGGTGGGGTAGAGCAGCAGTTCGGCGCCCGCCAGCGCCATCAGGCGGGCAGCCTCCGGGTACCACTGGTCCCAGCACACGAGCACGCCGAGGCGGCCGACGGACGTGTCGATCGGCTCAAAACCCATATCGCCCGGGGTGAAGTAGAACTTCTCGTAGAAGCCCGGATCGTCGGGAATGTGCATCTTGCGGTACTTGCCGGCGATGCTGCCGTCGGCCTCCAGCACCACGGCGGTGTTGTGGTACAGCCCGGCCGCGCGGCGCTCGAACAGCGAGCTGACGATCACGACCTTGTGCTTGGCAGCCAGGCGGCCGAGGCGGTCGGTGCTGGGTCCGGGAATCGGTTCGGCGAGATCGAACTCGTCCACCGACTCGTGCTGGCAGAAGTACGGGCCGTTGTGGATCTCCTGCAGCAGGACCAGACGCGCGCCATCGGTGGCGGCCTGGGCGACGCGCTCTTCGATCTGCGCCAGATTGGCCTCGGCGTTGCCGGCGCCGCGGTCGATGACGGCGCGATCCTGGATCAGCGCAACGGGGAGGGTCCTGGTTTTCATGACGGTTCCGATGTTTGGAGGGAGACAGCGATCAGACGACGCCCTGTGGCAATTGCATGGTGATGCAGTGAAGGCTGCCGTTCTGCCAGATCAAGGGTCGGCACGGCACCTGGATGATTTCCCGCTCGGGAAACGCGGCGGCGAGCACGGCAGCGGCCTCATCATCGGTGCTGGCGTCGTACGCCGGCATCAAAACCGCACCGTTGATGATCAGGAAGTTGGCGTAACTCGCAGCCAGCCGGCGGTCGTAGTCGATGACAGGTGCCGGCCAGGGCAGCGGGAAAAGCCGGTAGGGCTGGCCCTCGACAGTGCGCAGCGCCGCAAGCTCGGCCGCCATCGCCTGCAGCGGCGCGTAGTGGGAGTCGTTTTGGTCGTCACACGCCTGATAGACGATGGCGTCGCGCGCCGCGAACCGGGCCAGCGTATCAATATGGGCGTCGGTGTCGTCGCCTTCAAGATACCCGTGGTCCAGCCACAGCACCCGCTGCTGGGCAAGATGCCGCGACAGCTTGACCTCCAGCTCCGCGCGCGTCGCCTCGGGGTGGCGCTCGTGCAAACAGGTCCAAGTCGTCAGCAGGGTGCCTTCGCCGTCGGTTTCAATTGCGCCGCCTTCCAGCGCAAAGTCGATGTCCTGGCGGGCACTGCGCTGGAATATGCCGCGCGCAAACAGTTCTTCGACCAGTCGATCGTCGCGGCTGGCCTCGAACTTGCCACCCCAACCGGTGAAGCGGAAATCCAGCAGACGGAAGTCGCTTGCCGCATCTTCGTGCATGGCCTGCAGCGTGACAGGGCCGGTGTCGCGCAGCCAGGTGTCGTCGTAGGGCACCTCGATGAATCCGACCCGCTGCATGTCCACGCGGGCCGAGGCCAGCCGCGCCCGCGCGTAGGCCTCGACGTCTTCGTCGGCGACGCAGATCAGCACGCGCTGAAAGCGGGTGATCGCGGCGACCAGAAGGATGTAGGTTTCCTCGACCTCGCCCAGACGGTCCGCCCAGTCGGTAACGGCGGTCGGCCAGGCGATCAGGATCGCGGACTGGGGTTCCCACTCGGCGGGAAAGCGCAGCGCATCGGTCATGATATTGGCTTGCAAACCCGGCTCAGCGGATCGCCGGCGCTGGGCCGATCTCGGTGCTGACAGCCTGATGATTGGCGACCACGTCGATCACGCGGTCCTTCTCGAAGTACACCGTGAACTGCGGGTACGACCAGCGATTGATGGTCGGCCACTGGCGCTTCTGGCCACCACGCGGATCCAGCCGCTGCGACGGCGCTCCATAGCGTGCTTCGACCTCGGACATGCTCGCTCCGCGGGCAGGGACGGCAGCCTGGTTGAGGAACGCAGTGCGCTCGATCAGCAGCGTGTCGGCAGACGCGGGGGCAGCGACCGCGATCAGGACAAGCAGCGAGAGACTGGTGACAGCGGTCTTGATGGTCATTTCCTGATTTCCCTGGACGGATTCTGAATCTGGATTGTAAGCACATGGGCGACACGACCGTGTCGCTTTGCGAGGTGCGCACGGGAGAGGCCGCACGCCGGGCACCAAACGCAGAAAACCGCCCGGAGGCGGCTTTCTGGCGAAGCGCAGGAAGCGCCCGTGGATCAGCGCTGGCGCGCCTTGAAACGCGGGTTCGACTTGCAAATCACGAAGACCT
This genomic interval from Lysobacter ciconiae contains the following:
- a CDS encoding efflux RND transporter permease subunit, coding for MSDLKQTAPAVPGAHPQRNFSLVEFSTRRRVTVAMVTLTFVLFGLIALGNLKVNLLPDLSYPTLTVRTEYTGAAPTEIETLITEPVEEAVGVVKGLRKLKSVSRTGQSDVVLEFAWGTDMDKAGLEVRDKMESLQLPLEAKPPVLLRFNPSTEPIIRVALSSKAEGDELRQLALLRQYADDDLKKKLEPVLGVAAVKVGGGLEDEIQVLVDQQKLAQLNLPISTVTQRLGQENINISGGRLEEGSQRYLVRTVNQFSSVDQIRDLLVTTSTGGSDAAAEAAMQMARVAAASGSADAMAAAASVQSASSGNASTVAGGKPVRLKDIAEIVQGHKEREAIIRLDGREAVELAIYKEGDANTVATADAIHERLESIRKQVPADIDLTVIDDQSTFIRNAISDVKMDAVIGGMLAILVIFLFLRDGWSTFVIGLSLPISIITTFFFMGQLGLSLNVMSLGGLALATGLVVDDSIVVLESIAKARERGLGILQAAITGTAEVSMAVVASTLTTVAVFLPLVFVEGIAGQLFRDQALTVAIAIGISLAVAMTLIPMLSALRGRPSESLPEEPPHPQWQPSRTWQKPVAATRRGVGAGVGGALFGIAWVFVRMWRGVSAVVGPVMRKASDLAMAPYARAERGYRKLLPAAMGRPVFVLGSAAAAFALALLLVPMLGADLIPQLAQDRFDMTVKLPPGTPLRETDALVQSLQKKHAGTEGIHAIYGVSGSGTRLDASPTDSGDNVGKLSIVMSNGGSDRLEASMSGALRQSMRDHPSAQVDFSRPELFSFSMPLEIELAGPDLETIRKAGQKMAALLRANPHYTDVSSTVEQGFPEIQILFDQQRAAAFGLTTRQIADAVVSKVRGDVATRYSFRDRKIDVLVRLKEEERGSVDDIRNLIINAGGKTVQLGSVAEVVSTTGPSEIHRADQVRVAVVSSNLQGIDLGSAVLEVQKLVADNPLGAEVQMHIGGQGEELGDSLRSLLFAFGLAIFLVYLVMASQFESLLHPFVILFTIPLAMVGAVLALLLTRSPVSVVVFIGLILLVGLVTKNAIILIDKVNQLREAGVAKREALLQGAQSRLRPIVMTTLSTLFGFLPLALAFGEGAEVRSPMAITVIGGLLVSTLLTLIVIPVVYDLLDRRPDEYYRHRARRGEDIPPAGEAYPEPVA
- a CDS encoding c-type cytochrome is translated as MTIRKTLAIAPAVLSCIAVIALSACSQSPADPSRSSSAGLPQGFVAAGEQLANAKGAATGQSCIDCHGPDGNAPIDSTYPVIGGQYPDYLAHALQTYRDGSRDHVMMSMQAKALTDQQIADLSAYFGSRPSKLVNLTGSHRK
- a CDS encoding efflux RND transporter periplasmic adaptor subunit, with amino-acid sequence MQHRANSSGTAWFRSCAYLLVCVLLLSACKGGAGGAGKEGDAEETEAVTVEVAPVQKRLMAASYTGTAPLEASVEAQVVAKTSGVALKVLVSEGDTVRAGQTLVRLDSDRARLQVAQTASQVGKLRNQFERAQKLAAEQLIAAADYDQIRYDLANAQAANRMANLELSYADVKAPINGVVASVPPKAGNFIQINTPIVRIVDISTLEATLNVPERELATMSAGLPVSLAVDALPGKTFTGVVERISPVVDSGSGTFRVIARFDSEGALQAGMFGRISINYGQRADAMVVPRNALLEGEGDPAVFVLEGDKVRRAAIQTGYSDGSWVEVLDGLSPNDRVVVAGKTTLRDGSAVTVIDTGAPPPAPAVPAASATEQ
- a CDS encoding c-type cytochrome; this translates as MRLLTIAAALALSLATAPAVAQESADAAARTQNGYELTYTCQGCHGIDGYKNAYPNYHVPKLGGQSVDYLVNALTAYQTGTRTHPTMRAQAQGFSDQDIADIAAFLSNVK